The following are from one region of the Salicibibacter kimchii genome:
- a CDS encoding DUF998 domain-containing protein, with translation MDSPYFLMALLTIIVICVIFLLRHQRTIIAKTGFICWISLSIYFIIDYIVIQTTTAPYNFLAQPMSDLGVTTCGTDTYVLSSLEICSPYHLLMNWTFTFTGIAIFVGALFLHQFWPDRRETTIATIFLFIFGLSYTIAGIFPADVNFLWHTIPSIPGMIVQVPALILIGLSIRKEMPKLSIWTFICALITTSALILMSLQPFVDFFGLLQRILYGSVYLWMVITAIALWRKKD, from the coding sequence ATGGATTCACCTTATTTCTTAATGGCTTTGTTAACCATTATCGTCATATGCGTGATTTTCCTACTTAGACATCAGCGCACTATAATTGCAAAGACTGGTTTTATATGCTGGATATCACTAAGTATATATTTTATTATCGACTACATCGTTATTCAAACAACCACTGCGCCGTACAATTTTCTTGCACAGCCCATGAGTGACCTTGGTGTAACAACGTGTGGAACCGATACGTATGTACTCTCATCTTTAGAAATCTGTTCACCTTATCATTTACTAATGAATTGGACGTTTACATTTACAGGCATTGCCATTTTTGTTGGTGCACTTTTTTTACATCAATTTTGGCCGGATAGACGAGAAACAACAATTGCGACCATTTTTCTTTTTATCTTTGGGCTCAGCTATACAATTGCAGGGATCTTCCCTGCTGATGTGAATTTTCTCTGGCACACCATTCCTTCCATCCCAGGAATGATTGTTCAAGTCCCAGCTTTAATCTTAATTGGTTTGTCCATTCGAAAAGAAATGCCAAAGTTATCGATTTGGACATTCATTTGTGCGTTGATCACCACAAGTGCGCTAATACTTATGTCCTTACAGCCATTTGTCGATTTCTTCGGTTTATTACAACGAATACTTTACGGATCTGTGTATTTGTGGATGGTCATTACAGCGATTGCGCTTTGGCGAAAGAAAGATTAA
- a CDS encoding ABC transporter substrate-binding protein: MNKWIRRGLAPVLAVPLILTACSNGDDGEDDTIEVGEVTRSIFYAPLYVAIEEGFFADENIDIDLTTTWGGDTTMTALLSNSADVALVGSETSIYVNAQNPSDPVVNFGALTQTDGTFLVSREPMPDFSWEDLEGTSYLGQRAGGMPQMAGEYALRQNGFDPHEDVELDQSVDFENIASAFASGNGDFVQLFEPNATQFEEEGIGHVVASFGEESGTLPYTSFITKESMIEEDEDVLVRFNRAIYEAQQFVENESPEAVAASIAPYFDEASEEVIANVVERYDSQDSYATDPYIDEEGWDHLQDIMDESGELPKRMDYEDLVNTDITDLALE; the protein is encoded by the coding sequence ATGAATAAATGGATTCGCCGGGGATTGGCTCCGGTGCTTGCTGTGCCTTTAATTTTAACCGCTTGTTCCAACGGCGATGACGGCGAAGACGACACCATAGAAGTAGGCGAAGTCACACGCTCTATTTTTTACGCCCCGCTTTATGTCGCCATTGAAGAAGGTTTTTTTGCCGATGAAAACATTGACATTGATCTCACAACAACTTGGGGCGGCGACACGACGATGACTGCACTCTTATCGAATAGTGCAGATGTGGCGCTTGTCGGTTCGGAAACATCCATATATGTAAACGCGCAAAACCCAAGTGACCCGGTTGTCAACTTTGGAGCGCTCACCCAAACAGACGGTACATTTCTCGTTTCAAGAGAGCCGATGCCGGACTTTTCTTGGGAAGACCTTGAAGGAACCTCATATTTGGGGCAACGGGCAGGTGGCATGCCGCAAATGGCCGGTGAATATGCCCTTCGCCAAAACGGCTTTGACCCTCATGAAGACGTAGAACTGGACCAAAGTGTCGATTTTGAAAATATCGCCAGTGCATTTGCGTCCGGAAATGGGGACTTCGTGCAATTATTCGAGCCAAACGCTACTCAATTTGAGGAAGAAGGCATCGGGCATGTCGTTGCCTCTTTCGGTGAAGAATCCGGCACGCTTCCATATACTTCTTTTATTACAAAGGAAAGCATGATCGAAGAAGATGAAGATGTGCTCGTTCGCTTTAACCGCGCCATTTATGAAGCGCAGCAATTCGTGGAAAACGAGTCGCCAGAGGCAGTCGCCGCATCCATTGCCCCTTATTTTGACGAAGCATCAGAAGAAGTCATTGCCAACGTCGTCGAGCGCTATGACTCACAAGATTCTTATGCAACAGATCCTTATATTGATGAAGAAGGATGGGACCATCTTCAAGACATTATGGATGAGTCCGGAGAGTTGCCCAAGCGCATGGACTATGAGGATCTCGTTAATACCGACATTACTGACCTGGCATTAGAATAA
- a CDS encoding helix-turn-helix transcriptional regulator gives MKKSERVLSNNLYLLRAEKRWTQKYVAEQLGVTRQTINSLEASKYNPSLMLAFEISQLYRKRIDEIFSYEKKGECGG, from the coding sequence TTGAAAAAAAGTGAACGTGTTTTGAGCAACAATTTATATCTTCTGCGAGCTGAGAAAAGATGGACACAAAAGTACGTAGCAGAACAACTAGGTGTAACCAGGCAAACGATAAACTCCCTTGAAGCAAGCAAATATAATCCATCTCTTATGTTAGCATTTGAAATTTCCCAATTGTACAGAAAAAGAATTGATGAGATTTTTTCATATGAAAAGAAAGGAGAGTGTGGAGGATGA
- a CDS encoding ABC transporter permease, whose amino-acid sequence MNPKLIEQHAQFRSRKKREKIYVHISQIIILVAFFSLWELASRWQWIDPLIFSSPSSVWNLLVDMLANNTLYAHIGITVLETILGFLIGTLGGILIAAFLWWSPFMSRVLDPYIVVLNATPKVALGPMLIVIFGANMTSVIAMGVLISIIVTTLVIYGAFKETDGNLVKVIDTFGATKLQRFRHVIVPASYPAMVSALKVNVGLAWVGVIVGEYLVSNEGLGYMIIYGFQVFNFDMVMLSLVLVAILATIMYQLVAILEKFLMRNRR is encoded by the coding sequence TTGAATCCGAAGTTAATTGAACAACATGCACAGTTTCGTTCGCGAAAAAAACGCGAGAAAATATATGTTCACATCAGTCAGATCATAATATTAGTCGCATTCTTTTCTTTGTGGGAATTGGCCAGCCGATGGCAATGGATCGACCCCTTGATCTTTAGTTCACCCAGCAGTGTGTGGAACCTCCTGGTCGATATGCTGGCAAATAACACGTTGTATGCGCACATCGGTATCACCGTGCTGGAAACTATTCTTGGCTTTTTGATCGGAACGTTAGGCGGGATATTAATCGCAGCCTTTCTATGGTGGTCCCCATTTATGTCGCGTGTGTTGGATCCGTATATTGTCGTTTTGAATGCAACACCTAAAGTCGCCCTCGGACCGATGCTCATCGTCATTTTCGGGGCAAACATGACATCCGTGATTGCCATGGGCGTTCTTATCTCCATTATCGTAACGACCCTTGTCATCTACGGCGCCTTTAAGGAAACAGACGGAAATTTGGTTAAAGTCATTGATACGTTTGGTGCCACCAAACTGCAAAGATTTCGGCATGTCATCGTACCCGCTTCATACCCCGCAATGGTGTCGGCTCTAAAGGTAAACGTCGGGCTCGCGTGGGTCGGTGTGATTGTCGGTGAATACCTCGTCTCCAATGAAGGCCTCGGGTATATGATCATCTACGGCTTCCAAGTATTTAATTTTGACATGGTCATGTTAAGCCTAGTTCTCGTTGCAATCCTCGCGACGATCATGTATCAGCTTGTGGCAATACTGGAAAAATTCCTGATGAGAAACCGAAGATAA
- a CDS encoding ABC transporter ATP-binding protein yields MALLALKDVEKHFFSQENVLEAIRNVSLEVNTGEFVSIIGPSGCGKTTILSMVAGLMEQSEGEILLQGNPITNTNTDVGYMLQQDYLFPWLTIGQNIDIALTITKMKNKQNQAYTRDLLDQMGLADREHDMPSALSGGMKQRVALVRTLAAKPSLLLLDEPFSALDFQTKLKLEDLIHETLKEKRKTALLVTHDISEAIAMSDRIILLTNRPAAIKKTFVMPEELKILSPLDARQHPTFSDWFQLIWKELENLESEVN; encoded by the coding sequence ATGGCACTTTTGGCATTGAAAGATGTAGAAAAGCATTTTTTTTCTCAGGAAAATGTCCTTGAAGCGATACGTAACGTCAGTTTGGAAGTTAATACTGGAGAGTTTGTCTCCATCATTGGCCCAAGTGGTTGCGGAAAAACAACCATTCTATCCATGGTCGCAGGCTTGATGGAACAATCGGAAGGGGAGATCCTTCTTCAGGGTAACCCGATCACAAATACAAATACCGATGTTGGCTATATGTTGCAGCAAGATTATCTTTTTCCTTGGTTAACGATCGGCCAAAACATCGACATCGCGCTAACGATTACAAAAATGAAAAACAAACAAAACCAGGCCTATACACGTGATTTGCTCGATCAAATGGGTTTGGCGGATCGGGAACACGATATGCCCTCCGCCCTTTCCGGAGGAATGAAACAAAGGGTGGCGCTCGTTCGGACACTTGCCGCCAAGCCGTCATTGCTACTTTTGGATGAACCTTTTTCAGCCTTGGATTTTCAAACAAAACTGAAATTGGAAGATTTGATTCACGAAACATTAAAGGAAAAAAGAAAAACGGCATTGCTCGTTACCCATGACATCAGTGAGGCGATTGCGATGTCCGATCGGATTATTCTCCTGACGAATCGACCTGCTGCCATTAAAAAAACCTTTGTGATGCCAGAGGAACTTAAAATTTTATCGCCTCTTGATGCACGTCAACATCCAACGTTCTCAGATTGGTTTCAATTGATCTGGAAGGAGTTGGAAAACCTTGAATCCGAAGTTAATTGA
- a CDS encoding TetR/AcrR family transcriptional regulator yields MAVREDKKEVIIENAVGIFAENGYYKTTTAMVAKAAGVSQPYVFHFFENKEDLFKVVLDRAFSRIYDTFSEVEAPTDQLIEAMGYAFTQIIQTHRDEVLMIMQAHAISEVDIRNHVRKMFLSIFESLILKFERAGIPNAKMTAAHFIGTGLLITVSEVLDLPELAQGHNKD; encoded by the coding sequence GTGGCAGTTCGTGAAGATAAGAAGGAAGTAATTATAGAAAATGCCGTTGGTATTTTTGCAGAGAATGGATATTATAAAACAACAACAGCGATGGTGGCAAAGGCTGCGGGAGTATCCCAACCATATGTGTTCCATTTCTTTGAAAACAAAGAAGACTTATTCAAGGTTGTCCTTGATCGTGCTTTCAGTCGGATTTATGATACCTTTTCAGAGGTTGAAGCACCTACTGATCAATTAATTGAAGCGATGGGATATGCATTCACTCAAATCATACAAACTCATCGGGATGAGGTGTTGATGATCATGCAGGCACATGCTATTTCAGAAGTTGACATTCGAAATCACGTTCGTAAGATGTTTCTTAGTATATTTGAATCGTTGATTTTGAAATTTGAAAGAGCAGGGATTCCTAACGCAAAAATGACAGCAGCTCATTTCATAGGAACCGGTTTACTCATTACGGTTTCAGAAGTGCTGGACTTACCTGAATTAGCTCAAGGACATAATAAGGACTAA
- a CDS encoding phosphoenolpyruvate hydrolase family protein — translation MLSKEKIRQQLIMSIENKKPVIGAAAGSGLSAKLAYEGGADLFLVLNAGRYRASGVSSLACLMPYANSNELVMGFGSQEILPRVKDKAVIFGACATDPTQSQEMLLDKIIKAGFHGVNNFPSAGVIDGIYREALEENGMGFQAEVELMKKAVKRGIFTIAFTFNEEQSVQMAEINVDVICVNLGWTIGGDISVSPQKSLKESTNMLNRIFDQALQVNPDIFMMVYGGPINDPEQASNIYRQTKAVGYIGGSSFERIPTEASIKETIQDFKNVYKLEEENESLRKELAKKKGFDEVVGRSRSMQEIYDVVNKVADKNINVLIHGKSGTGKELIVRAVHYNSPRYKESFVKLNCASIPKEILESELFGHEKGAFTGADRKRIGKFELANNGTLFLDEVGELDLDIQAKFLRVIQQQEFERVGGNQTIKVDVRIICATNMDLREAVQQGIFREDLYYRLNVVSIYIPPLRKRKEDIPSLVNYFLARINDKFNLDIKRLSAASLDAMLKYDWPGNVRELEHTLERASILCDGSMIGLYDLPESIQKIIQDSSNQYVTDRIENKNNQNISEVEKYTIEECLEQFSWNRTKAAQHLGITRRTLYNKMKKYHIEKT, via the coding sequence ATGTTGAGCAAAGAAAAGATCAGACAACAACTGATAATGAGTATTGAAAACAAAAAGCCGGTTATTGGTGCGGCAGCAGGATCTGGCCTTTCAGCCAAACTGGCCTATGAAGGTGGAGCAGATTTGTTCCTCGTTTTGAATGCTGGTCGTTACAGGGCCTCGGGTGTATCTTCTCTTGCTTGTTTGATGCCTTATGCAAATAGTAACGAACTCGTCATGGGTTTTGGAAGTCAAGAGATTTTACCTCGCGTAAAGGATAAAGCAGTTATATTTGGTGCGTGTGCAACCGATCCAACGCAAAGTCAGGAAATGCTTCTCGATAAAATAATTAAAGCTGGATTCCATGGAGTAAATAACTTTCCGAGCGCTGGTGTCATCGATGGTATATATAGAGAAGCGTTAGAAGAAAATGGAATGGGGTTTCAGGCTGAAGTAGAATTGATGAAAAAAGCAGTTAAAAGGGGTATATTCACGATTGCCTTCACATTTAATGAGGAACAATCCGTTCAAATGGCGGAGATTAATGTGGACGTGATTTGTGTCAACTTAGGGTGGACTATCGGTGGAGACATCAGTGTGTCACCACAAAAAAGCTTGAAAGAAAGTACAAATATGTTAAACCGTATTTTTGATCAAGCACTGCAAGTAAATCCGGATATTTTTATGATGGTGTACGGTGGTCCAATCAATGATCCGGAACAAGCTAGTAACATCTACAGACAAACAAAAGCGGTCGGATATATTGGTGGTTCAAGCTTTGAAAGGATACCTACAGAAGCCAGCATTAAAGAAACCATACAGGACTTTAAAAATGTGTATAAGCTGGAAGAAGAAAATGAGAGCTTGCGGAAGGAACTGGCTAAGAAAAAAGGTTTTGATGAGGTTGTAGGGCGCAGCAGAAGTATGCAAGAAATATACGATGTAGTCAATAAAGTGGCAGACAAAAATATCAATGTCTTGATCCACGGGAAGAGTGGTACCGGAAAAGAGTTGATCGTGCGCGCTGTTCATTATAATAGTCCACGATATAAAGAATCGTTTGTCAAGCTAAATTGTGCATCTATCCCTAAGGAAATTCTGGAAAGCGAGTTGTTTGGTCATGAAAAAGGGGCGTTTACGGGTGCTGACCGTAAAAGAATAGGCAAATTTGAGCTGGCTAATAATGGAACGTTATTTCTGGATGAAGTTGGTGAACTTGATTTGGATATTCAGGCTAAATTTTTGCGTGTCATTCAACAACAAGAGTTTGAAAGAGTAGGTGGAAATCAGACAATCAAAGTGGATGTAAGAATTATATGTGCGACTAATATGGATTTGCGCGAAGCTGTACAACAAGGTATATTTCGAGAGGATTTGTATTACCGATTAAATGTTGTTTCCATTTATATTCCACCTTTACGTAAACGTAAAGAAGATATTCCGTCACTTGTCAATTACTTTTTAGCTAGAATTAATGACAAATTCAATTTGGATATCAAAAGGTTATCTGCAGCTTCACTAGATGCCATGTTAAAATACGATTGGCCAGGAAACGTTCGGGAACTGGAACATACATTGGAAAGAGCTTCCATATTATGCGATGGAAGCATGATCGGTTTGTATGACCTGCCGGAGTCGATTCAAAAGATCATTCAGGATTCAAGTAACCAGTATGTCACTGATAGGATCGAAAATAAAAATAATCAGAACATATCTGAAGTAGAAAAATATACGATCGAGGAATGTCTTGAGCAATTTTCTTGGAATCGAACGAAAGCAGCACAACATCTGGGTATTACAAGAAGAACCTTGTACAACAAAATGAAAAAATATCATATAGAAAAGACATAA
- the pckA gene encoding phosphoenolpyruvate carboxykinase (ATP) — MSTVSFASALDHLLQQRQAEFDLPEPRLVERALARDEGILTKAGAFAATTGAYTGRSPKDKFIVDEPSTRDDIDWGPVNAPIDREVFSALYRKVLHYLGQQEALFVTHGYAGKDKNYRMPLKVVNEYAWHNLFARQLFVRPEIGENPAVEDSFTIVSAPGFKADPKVDGTRSEAFVLISFEEKVILIGGTEYAGEMKKSIFSVMNYLLPAREVMPMHCSANTGKEGDVALFFGLSGTGKTTLSADPNRFLIGDDEHGWSENGIFNIEGGCYAKTIKLSEEKEPDIYHAIRFGAVLENVVVDEETRLPDYDDTYYTENTRAAYPLEHIDNMLAQGKAGHPNTIIFLTADAFGVLPPISKLTKEQAMYHFLSGYTSKLAGTERGITEPEATFSSCFGAPFLPRHASVYAEMLGEKIDTHEANVFLINTGWAGGSYNTSERIDLAHTRAMVQAALEGELNQVESIIDPIFGLHVPTRCPGVPDNVLQQRETWDDLEEYEQKAKELASKFHRNFERFSNVPENIRNAGPLV; from the coding sequence ATGAGTACCGTTTCTTTTGCATCAGCCTTAGACCATCTTTTACAACAAAGACAGGCCGAATTCGATCTTCCCGAGCCTAGGTTAGTGGAAAGGGCACTCGCGCGCGATGAGGGCATTCTCACGAAAGCCGGTGCTTTTGCGGCGACGACGGGGGCATATACTGGCCGTTCTCCAAAAGATAAATTTATTGTCGATGAACCTTCCACCCGTGATGATATCGACTGGGGACCGGTAAATGCGCCGATTGATCGTGAAGTGTTTTCTGCGCTTTATCGCAAGGTGCTTCATTATCTAGGCCAGCAAGAGGCACTCTTTGTCACCCACGGCTATGCCGGAAAAGATAAAAATTATCGTATGCCGCTAAAGGTGGTTAATGAATATGCGTGGCACAATTTATTTGCCCGCCAATTGTTTGTCCGCCCGGAAATCGGTGAAAATCCTGCTGTAGAGGATAGCTTCACCATCGTCTCCGCCCCGGGATTCAAAGCAGATCCGAAAGTGGATGGAACCCGATCTGAAGCGTTCGTTCTTATCTCCTTTGAAGAAAAAGTCATCCTCATAGGCGGGACAGAATACGCCGGTGAAATGAAAAAATCCATTTTTTCTGTGATGAACTATCTTTTGCCGGCGCGGGAAGTTATGCCGATGCATTGTTCGGCCAATACCGGAAAAGAAGGGGATGTCGCCTTATTTTTCGGATTATCCGGGACAGGGAAAACAACGCTTTCCGCTGATCCTAATCGCTTTCTGATCGGAGACGACGAACATGGTTGGTCCGAGAATGGCATTTTTAACATTGAAGGGGGCTGTTATGCAAAAACCATCAAGCTCTCCGAAGAAAAAGAACCGGACATCTACCATGCCATTCGTTTTGGGGCAGTTTTGGAAAATGTCGTTGTGGACGAAGAAACACGTTTGCCCGATTACGACGATACGTATTACACGGAAAACACACGTGCCGCTTACCCTCTTGAGCACATCGACAACATGCTTGCACAGGGAAAAGCAGGGCATCCGAACACGATCATTTTTCTTACTGCTGATGCCTTCGGCGTGCTCCCGCCAATCAGCAAGCTGACAAAAGAGCAAGCGATGTACCATTTTCTGAGTGGTTACACAAGTAAACTCGCCGGCACGGAACGAGGCATCACCGAACCGGAAGCCACGTTCTCCAGTTGCTTTGGCGCACCGTTTTTGCCTCGCCATGCGTCTGTATATGCGGAAATGCTTGGCGAAAAAATCGATACGCATGAGGCCAACGTTTTCCTTATAAACACCGGATGGGCCGGCGGGAGTTACAACACGAGCGAGCGCATCGATTTGGCGCATACGAGAGCAATGGTGCAAGCAGCACTTGAAGGAGAACTTAATCAGGTAGAATCCATCATCGATCCTATTTTTGGGCTGCATGTTCCCACTCGCTGCCCGGGTGTTCCCGACAACGTTTTACAACAGCGTGAAACGTGGGACGATCTGGAAGAATACGAGCAAAAAGCAAAAGAACTTGCTTCGAAATTCCACCGCAATTTTGAACGTTTTTCAAATGTCCCGGAAAACATTCGAAATGCCGGGCCGCTTGTTTAA
- a CDS encoding Tm-1-like ATP-binding domain-containing protein — translation MRTLDTKGEEFAYIKDIIENNRIETVVMDCGVKGEPFFKAEISNREVAEKGGVPLEKLIREDDRGKAIDVMMNGAARVTENLYESGKIAGVISLGGSAGTTIATNAMQTLPVGVPKVMVSTVASNNIQSYVGVKDVTIMYSVLDISGINLFSSQILANAAFAISGMVQGKPPQLEVEKPLIVASMFGLTTPSVTKARAYLENKGYEVLVFHATGTGGQAMETLIESGWIKGVLDVTTTEWCDELIGGILSAGPHRLEAAAKAGIPQVVSTGALDMINFGSIETVPHQYKDRNLYKHNATTTLMRTTKEENKQLGEIIAGKLNMVDRPSALFLPLKGVSGIDIEGKPFYGPEENRALFDALRANVINYEIEVIEMDHHINDQSFALAMAKKLIQLIEENVGD, via the coding sequence GTGAGAACTTTGGATACCAAGGGAGAAGAATTTGCCTACATCAAAGACATCATTGAAAACAACAGAATTGAAACGGTTGTCATGGACTGTGGTGTGAAAGGTGAGCCTTTTTTCAAAGCTGAGATCAGTAACAGAGAAGTAGCCGAAAAAGGAGGTGTACCGCTAGAAAAGTTAATTAGAGAAGATGATCGTGGTAAAGCCATTGATGTCATGATGAATGGTGCTGCACGTGTAACAGAGAATCTTTATGAATCAGGAAAAATAGCCGGAGTTATTAGTTTGGGAGGATCAGCAGGGACGACCATCGCGACAAATGCCATGCAAACTTTGCCTGTCGGCGTTCCGAAAGTAATGGTGTCCACTGTAGCTTCTAACAATATACAATCTTATGTTGGTGTAAAAGATGTGACAATAATGTATTCAGTCCTTGATATCTCGGGGATAAACTTATTTTCATCCCAAATTTTAGCAAACGCTGCCTTTGCCATCTCTGGTATGGTTCAAGGAAAACCGCCACAATTAGAAGTTGAAAAACCTTTGATTGTCGCATCAATGTTTGGACTTACGACACCTTCTGTCACTAAAGCAAGGGCATACCTTGAAAATAAAGGATATGAAGTACTTGTTTTCCATGCTACTGGTACAGGTGGTCAAGCTATGGAAACCTTAATTGAGTCTGGTTGGATTAAAGGGGTTCTTGATGTAACAACAACAGAATGGTGTGATGAACTAATTGGAGGCATTCTCAGTGCAGGCCCCCATCGTCTGGAAGCAGCTGCTAAAGCAGGTATTCCTCAAGTAGTATCTACAGGTGCGCTGGACATGATCAACTTCGGAAGTATTGAGACCGTGCCACATCAATATAAAGACCGGAACCTATACAAACATAATGCTACTACTACATTGATGCGAACAACAAAGGAAGAAAACAAACAATTGGGAGAGATTATTGCAGGTAAATTGAACATGGTTGATAGGCCATCGGCTCTTTTCCTTCCTTTAAAAGGAGTGTCCGGAATTGATATTGAAGGAAAGCCTTTTTACGGACCAGAAGAAAATCGAGCTTTGTTCGATGCCCTGCGAGCAAATGTTATAAATTATGAGATAGAAGTTATAGAAATGGATCATCACATTAATGATCAATCTTTTGCACTGGCGATGGCAAAAAAGCTTATCCAATTAATAGAAGAAAACGTAGGCGATTAA